The Thermocrinis sp. genome has a segment encoding these proteins:
- a CDS encoding ribonuclease H-like YkuK family protein codes for MPQIKNFEEVREFIKSTSERTAVYVGCDSRQVNDSTVFVTVVVVHIDSCRGAKVFWKTERVKRIRSLRQRLMEEVSRAVYTALELIDVVGNRPFEVHLDINPNPQHNSSIILKEAIGFVLAQGLKPVVKPKSIAASSVADYITGKC; via the coding sequence ATGCCTCAGATAAAGAACTTTGAAGAAGTAAGGGAGTTTATAAAAAGCACCTCTGAAAGAACCGCCGTATACGTTGGATGCGACTCTCGTCAGGTAAACGACAGCACAGTTTTTGTCACCGTAGTGGTAGTCCATATAGACTCCTGTAGGGGAGCAAAGGTTTTCTGGAAGACTGAAAGAGTAAAGCGCATACGGTCACTAAGACAAAGGCTTATGGAAGAGGTCAGCAGGGCTGTCTATACTGCCCTGGAACTTATAGATGTGGTGGGCAACAGGCCCTTTGAAGTCCATCTTGATATAAATCCAAACCCACAGCACAACTCGTCCATAATTTTGAAGGAAGCAATCGGTTTTGTTTTAGCTCAAGGACTAAAACCCGTAGTGAAACCCAAATCAATAGCTGCGTCTTCTGTGGCAGATTATATAACAGGTAAGTGTTAA